In Thermanaerovibrio velox DSM 12556, the genomic stretch TTGAACTTTGATAACGGGACGGAGCTCATATCCGTCCCGTTATCCTTGTTCTCCTCGTCATGGATGTCATGGATCCCCTTGAGACAACGGGACAGTGGAAGGATGGACAAGCCCTGGGAAAAGGCTATAGCGGGGATACCGGTTACCCCCTCAGAAGAACCCCTGAGGGAGTGGGGCTTTTCCCATTTTTTCTCCGTCCTCATAGGAAGGTCCAGGGCTCTATGCGCCCGCCGCAAAAGGGGAAAAAAGAGAAAGGGGCGATCTCACGATCGCCCCTTGCGGCAAGTTCTAAATTTTATTTAGAGCTTCACCACGTTGGCAGCCTGCTCGCCCTTAGGACCCATCTCCACATCAAGGGAGACCCGCTGCCCCTCCTCGAGGGACTTGTAGCCATCCATCTTGATGGCGCTGAAATGGCAGAAAACATCCCTACCCTCGTCGGTGGTGATGAAGCCATAACCCTTCGTCGCGTTGAACCACTTAACAGTACCCTGAGTAGCCACTTGTTGCCTCCTGAATTTAGTCCTTTCTAGAGAAGGACGGTTGCGCCGCCCGTCCTGGGCGACAGTGACATTATAGATCTTCTAAAAATTTTGTCAACCCAGGATTTTCAATTAATCTTTTTAACCCCTAGGGCTTATCGATCCACAGGCCTCCCCACTCCACCAGGGTGAACCCCCTCCTGACGGGCACCTTGATGTCCGGTGTCTCAAGGGGTTTCCCGTCCCAGGGGCTGAAGGCCACCAGGGCCCTTATCTCCGTATCGGGCAATGGGTCCACCTCAAGGGG encodes the following:
- a CDS encoding cold-shock protein, with protein sequence MATQGTVKWFNATKGYGFITTDEGRDVFCHFSAIKMDGYKSLEEGQRVSLDVEMGPKGEQAANVVKL